From Xiphophorus hellerii strain 12219 chromosome 6, Xiphophorus_hellerii-4.1, whole genome shotgun sequence, the proteins below share one genomic window:
- the LOC116720997 gene encoding gastrula zinc finger protein XlCGF48.2-like isoform X2, which yields MSSAQRLRDFIRERLTAAAEEIFTEVEKTIICYEEQLDAQRRMMGINWKPQIKLNRIGSELQRQSSDTQNPHVSVKEEAATVQERRSSHEEDEAESQFTDTFVKVISSNATEEEQMEPEPPLTEEHWEPGSIWIKEEEEEAQSPVFNFEQQEPEPEPLPTRQNQKHVCSSQEGEQLDQKQFAALMETFTLQRRDLSDGEPSEPPSFSPEAESRDQEGSSSTVSENQSHTDTRTGPFSCGVCGRLLKNKYDLKQHYMTHTGEKPFTCETCSKSFARRSQLNVHYRTHTGERPFTCPICKKSFFQIGHLNVHKNIHTGVRPFSCETCGKSFTRRYLLNIHRRSHMGERPFSWESFMKSF from the exons ATGTCTTCAGCTCAGCGTCTCAGAGATTTTATCAGAGAGagactaactgctgctgctgaagaaatcTTCACTGAGGTCGAAAAAACCATCATTTGCTACGAGGAGCAGCTCGATGCTCAGCGCAGGATGATGGGGATCAACTGGAAACCGCAGATAAAACTCAACAGAATCGGttcggagctgcagagacaaagTTCTG ACACCCAGAACCCACATGTGTCGGTTAAGGAGGAAGCTGCTACCGTCCAGGAGAGAAGGTCCAGTCATGAGGAGGACGAAGCTGAATCTCAGTTTACTGAT ACTTTTGTTAAAGTCATTTCTTCCAATGCAACTGAAGAGGAACAgatggaaccagaacctccactGACTGAAGAACATTGGGAACCAGGATCTATATGGatcaaagaggaagaggaggaggcacAATCTCCGGTGTTTAATTTTGAACagcaggaaccagaaccagaacctttacCGACCAGGCAGAACCAGAAGCACGTCTGCAGCAGTCAGGAGGGAGAACAGCTGGACCAGAAGCAGTTTGCTGCTTTGATGGAGACTTTCACACTTCAGAGACGGGATCTGAGTGACGGAGAGCCAAGTGAGCCTCCTTCCTTTTCTCCTGAAGCCGAGAGCAGAGACCAGGAAGGAAGCAGCTCCACCGTGTCAGAGAATCAGTCCCACACCGACACCAGAACCGGGCCTTTCAGCTGTGGTGTGTGTGGGAGATTACTGAAGAATAAATACGACTTAAAACAGCATTACATGACCCACACTGGAGAAAAGCCTTTTACTTGTGAAACATGCAGTAAAAGTTTTGCTAGACGTTCTCAATTAAATGTTCACTATAGAACCCACACCGGAGAAAGGCCTTTTACTTGTCCGATATGCAAGAAAAGTTTCTTTCAAATTGGTCATTTAAATGTCCACAAGAACATTCATacaggtgtgaggcctttttcTTGTGAAACATGTGGGAAAAGTTTTACTAGAcgttatttattaaatattcaccGGAGAAGCCACATGGGTGAGAGGCCTTTCTCATGGGAGAGCTTTATGAAAAGCTTctag
- the LOC116720929 gene encoding zinc finger protein 135-like isoform X4 produces MSSFQQLRDFIRQRLTAAAEEIFTQVEKTIFRYEEEIKLLEKCWKPQIKLTRIDFPKQQENEEPTSLWAEEEQKKPETPLIEEQEDLESKWIKEKEEPDSILIAEVKEETDSSWIKHEQQELEHFPAGQDQKGRWSSEEGEKLVQEPTVAFLETSLQEVSRKGAGEARTKQYLPHISPTDSKHQEGSSSTVLESLSHADTKNMSLKCEICERAFKKRFNLKEHYKTHTGEKPFCCETCGKRFSRFGILKVHKQTHTGERPFFCETCGKTFLRLYNLNLHKKVHTGERPFSCDMCGKSFSRIDNLNLHKKRHTDERPLKNQASERPFSCETCDKRFSRIDHLKAHKNVHTGERPFSCDTCGKGFSHIGNLSIHKKIHTGERPFSCETCGKGFINSSNLNVHRRTHTGERPYSCEVCGKAYFIRNHLNVHQRTHTGEKPFSCQICGKSFIENRKLNYHMKRKHRSKK; encoded by the exons ATGTCTTCATTTCAGCAGCTGAGGGATTTTATCAGACAGAGACTAACTGCTGCTGCGGAAGAAATCTTCACTCAGGTAGAAAAAACCATCTTCCGCTACGAGGAGGAGATTAAACTGCTGGAAAAATGCTGGAAACCTCAGATAAAACTCACCAGAATCG ACTTCCCAAAGCAACAA GAAAATGAGGAACCAACATCTTTATGGGCTGAAGAGGAACAGAAGAAACCAGAAACCCCACTTATTGAAGAACAGGAGGATCTAGAATCTAAAtggattaaagaaaaagaagaaccaGATTCAATATTGATTGCTGAAGTAAAGGAAGAAACAGATTCTTCATGGATTAAACATGAACAGCAGGAACTGGAACATTTTCCAGCTGGGCAGGACCAGAAGGGCCGCTGGAGCAGTGAGGAGGGAGAGAAGCTTGTCCAGGAGCCGACTGTTGCTTTCCTGGAGACTTCTCTTCAGGAAGTCTCCAGGAAAGGTGCTGGAGAAGCAAGAACCAAGCAATATTTACCTCATATTTCTCCTACAGACAGCAAACATCAGGAAGGAAGCAGCTCCACAGTGTTAGAGAGTTTGTCTCATGCTGACACAAAGaatatgtctttaaaatgtgaaatttgtgaGAGAGCTTTTAAAAAGAGGTTTAACTTGAAAGAGCATTACAAAACCCACACTGGGGAGAAGCCTTTTTGTTGTGAAACATGTGGGAAACGTTTTTCTCgatttggtattttaaaagttcacaaGCAAACTCATACAGGTGAGAGAccttttttctgtgaaacatgTGGGAAAACATTCTTGCGACTTTATAATTTAAATCTTCACAAGAAAGTTCATACCGGTGAGAGGCCTTTTTCATGTGACATGTGTGGGAAATCTTTCTCTCGTATTGATAATTTAAATCTACATAAGAAAAGGCATACAGATGAGAGACCTTTAAAAAATCAGGCAAGTGAGAGGCCTTTCTCTTGTGAAACATGTGACAAACGTTTCTCTCgaattgatcatttaaaagcTCACAAGAACGTTCACACAGGGGAGAGACCTTTTTCTTGTGACACTTGTGGGAAAGGTTTTTCTCATATCGGCAATTTAAGTATTCATAAGAAAATCCATACAGGTGAGAGGCCTTTTTCTTGTGAGACGTGTGGGAAAGGCTTTATAAATAGTTCCAACTTGAATGTTCACAGGAGAACTCACACGGGTGAAAGACCTTATTCATGTGAAGTATGTGGGAAAGCTTATTTCATCCGCAATCACTTAAATGTACATCAGAGAAcccacacaggtgaaaagcctttttcatgtcaAATATGTGGCAaaagttttattgaaaatagGAAACTGAATTATCACATGAAAAGAAAGCACAGAAGTAAGAAATAG
- the LOC116720929 gene encoding zinc finger protein 436-like isoform X3, giving the protein METADETRIDLQNSHVSIKKEASSIQHLCAQSRRPYHNRMEPDPIQWIKEEEEDTAHPLIEEEKEKIKYSWAKEKQKKTLPSLTEKQENPDTHRTKEEEDPEFPLTEEQEKQEIQWIKEEDQDTKHPSLEEENEEPTSLWAEEEQKKPETPLIEEQEDLESKWIKEKEEPDSILIAEVKEETDSSWIKHEQQELEHFPAGQDQKGRWSSEEGEKLVQEPTVAFLETSLQEVSRKGAGEARTKQYLPHISPTDSKHQEGSSSTVLESLSHADTKNMSLKCEICERAFKKRFNLKEHYKTHTGEKPFCCETCGKRFSRFGILKVHKQTHTGERPFFCETCGKTFLRLYNLNLHKKVHTGERPFSCDMCGKSFSRIDNLNLHKKRHTDERPLKNQASERPFSCETCDKRFSRIDHLKAHKNVHTGERPFSCDTCGKGFSHIGNLSIHKKIHTGERPFSCETCGKGFINSSNLNVHRRTHTGERPYSCEVCGKAYFIRNHLNVHQRTHTGEKPFSCQICGKSFIENRKLNYHMKRKHRSKK; this is encoded by the exons ATGGAAACTGCAGATGAGACCAGAATCG ACCTTCAAAATTCACATGTCTCCATTAAGAAGGAAGCTTCTTCCATCCAACATCTCTGTGCCCAGAGCAGGCGGCCTTACCACAACAGGATGGAACCAGATCCAATACAATGGattaaagaggaagaggaggacacAGCACATCCACTgatagaagaagaaaaggagaaaataaagtattcatgggctaaagagaaacagaagaaaacattacCTTCACTCactgaaaaacaagagaacCCAGACACTCATAGgactaaagaagaagaagatccAGAATTTCCACTGACAGAAGAACAGGAGAAACAAGAAATACAATGGATTAAAGAGGAAGACCAGGACACAAAACACCCAAGTTTAGAGGAGGAAAATGAGGAACCAACATCTTTATGGGCTGAAGAGGAACAGAAGAAACCAGAAACCCCACTTATTGAAGAACAGGAGGATCTAGAATCTAAAtggattaaagaaaaagaagaaccaGATTCAATATTGATTGCTGAAGTAAAGGAAGAAACAGATTCTTCATGGATTAAACATGAACAGCAGGAACTGGAACATTTTCCAGCTGGGCAGGACCAGAAGGGCCGCTGGAGCAGTGAGGAGGGAGAGAAGCTTGTCCAGGAGCCGACTGTTGCTTTCCTGGAGACTTCTCTTCAGGAAGTCTCCAGGAAAGGTGCTGGAGAAGCAAGAACCAAGCAATATTTACCTCATATTTCTCCTACAGACAGCAAACATCAGGAAGGAAGCAGCTCCACAGTGTTAGAGAGTTTGTCTCATGCTGACACAAAGaatatgtctttaaaatgtgaaatttgtgaGAGAGCTTTTAAAAAGAGGTTTAACTTGAAAGAGCATTACAAAACCCACACTGGGGAGAAGCCTTTTTGTTGTGAAACATGTGGGAAACGTTTTTCTCgatttggtattttaaaagttcacaaGCAAACTCATACAGGTGAGAGAccttttttctgtgaaacatgTGGGAAAACATTCTTGCGACTTTATAATTTAAATCTTCACAAGAAAGTTCATACCGGTGAGAGGCCTTTTTCATGTGACATGTGTGGGAAATCTTTCTCTCGTATTGATAATTTAAATCTACATAAGAAAAGGCATACAGATGAGAGACCTTTAAAAAATCAGGCAAGTGAGAGGCCTTTCTCTTGTGAAACATGTGACAAACGTTTCTCTCgaattgatcatttaaaagcTCACAAGAACGTTCACACAGGGGAGAGACCTTTTTCTTGTGACACTTGTGGGAAAGGTTTTTCTCATATCGGCAATTTAAGTATTCATAAGAAAATCCATACAGGTGAGAGGCCTTTTTCTTGTGAGACGTGTGGGAAAGGCTTTATAAATAGTTCCAACTTGAATGTTCACAGGAGAACTCACACGGGTGAAAGACCTTATTCATGTGAAGTATGTGGGAAAGCTTATTTCATCCGCAATCACTTAAATGTACATCAGAGAAcccacacaggtgaaaagcctttttcatgtcaAATATGTGGCAaaagttttattgaaaatagGAAACTGAATTATCACATGAAAAGAAAGCACAGAAGTAAGAAATAG
- the LOC116720944 gene encoding zinc finger protein 568-like isoform X1 gives MSSAQRLRDFIRERLTAAAEEIFTEVEKTIICYEEQLDAQRRMMGINWKPQIKLNRIGSELQRQSSDLKPHVSTEEEAAAIHQVCNQGKSSSEDQEEAEPQWSEEQHMEQESPLIEEQTEPGSPGIKEEEEDMQLVLVERRNLNTEWIKEEEEEPKPSLTEENEEFRISWAKEECIAPETALIENQVEVGPPWIKDKEMEPEASVTKESQESEFSREKRVILNEGRQEPETQWIKEEEETESPLREDLDFSLLKHEQQEPEYLPLRQEQKDQSSRDGEQLVQKQSIALIETSTLQKCDFSEEPRTEQLFFYISTVDETKDQEEINSSVSQSQSHTGSKNMSLKCGICGTSFNKKYNFEKHCQSHTGKRPFSCDTCGKSFSRSGYLKVHQKLHTSERPFTCEACGKSFVRMGYLKAHKKSHTGEKSFFCDICGKGLSRMDHLSHHMKTHTGERPFSCDTCGKSFSRLDNLNLHKKIHTGERPFSCETCGKCFSHSSNLNAHRRTHTGERPYSCQTCGKAFSIRNRLNVHQRTHTGERPFSCQVCGKSFIESRKLNFHMKQKHISEK, from the exons ATGTCTTCAGCTCAGCGTCTCAGAGATTTTATCAGAGAGagactaactgctgctgctgaagaaatcTTCACTGAGGTCGAAAAAACCATCATTTGCTACGAGGAGCAGCTCGATGCTCAGCGCAGGATGATGGGGATCAACTGGAAACCGCAGATAAAACTCAACAGAATCGGttcggagctgcagagacaaagTTCTG ACCTGAAGCCACATGTTTCCACTGAAGAGGAAGCTGCTGCCATCCACCAAGTCTGTAACCAAGGGAAGAGTTCCAGTGAGGACCAAGAGGAAGCAGAACCTCAATGGAGTGAAGAACAACATATGGAACAAGAATCTCCACTGATTGAAGAACAGACAGAACCAGGATCTCCAGGGatcaaagaggaagaggaggatatGCAACTTGTATTGGTTGAACGGAGAAACCTAAACACTGAATGGatcaaagaggaagaagaggaaccAAAACCTTCATTGACAGAAGAAAATGAGGAATTCAGGATTTCTTGGGCTAAAGAGGAATGCATAGCACCAGAAACAGCACTGATTGAAAACCAGGTGGAAGTAGGACCTCCATGGATTAAAGACAAAGAGATGGAACCAGAAGCGTCTGTGACAAAGGAAAGTCAGGAATCTGAGTTCTCAAGGGAGAAACGGGTGATACTGAATGAAGGAAGGCAAGAACCTGAAACTCAGTGGAttaaggaagaggaggaaacagAATCTCCACTGAGAGAGGACCTAGATTTTTCACTGCTTAAGCATGAACAGCAGGAACCAGAATATTTGCCACTTCGACAGGAGCAGAAGGACCAGAGCAGTCGGGATGGAGAGCAGCTAGTCCAGAAGCAGTCCATTGCTTTGATTGAGACTTCAACTCTtcaaaaatgtgatttcagTGAAGAACCAAGAACTGAGCAGCTTTTCTTTTACATCTCTACTGTAGATGAGACAAAAGATCAGGAAGAAATCAATTCCTCTGTGTCTCAGAGTCAGTCTCATACTGGCTCCAAGaatatgtctttaaaatgtGGCATTTGTGGGAcatcttttaataaaaagtacaaCTTCGAAAAGCATTGCCAAAGTCACACAGGTAAGAGGCCTTTTTCTTGTGacacatgtggaaaaagtttctctcgAAGTGGCTATTTAAAAGTTCACCAAAAACTTCATACGAGTGAGAGGCCTTTTACTTGTGAAGCTTGTGGAAAATCCTTTGTTCGAATGGGGTATTTAAAAGCTCACAAGAAAAGTCATACAGGTGAGAAGTCTTTTTTCTGTGACATATGTGGTAAAGGTTTGTCTAGAATGGATCATTTAAGTCATCACATGAAAACTCATACTGGTGAAAGGCCTTTTTCTTGTGACACATGTGGGAAAAGCTTTTCTCGACTTGATAATTTAAATCTTCACAAGAaaattcatacaggtgagaggCCCTTTTCTTGtgaaacatgtggaaaatgtttttcacatagTTCAAATTTAAATGCTCACAGGAGAACCCACACAGGTGAGAGACCTTATTCATGTCAGACATGTGGGAAAGCTTTTAGTATTCGCAATCGCTTAAATGTACACCAGAGAACCCACACAGGTGAGAGGCCTTTTTCATGTCAAGTATGTGGGAAAAGCTTCATTGAAAGTAGAAAACTGAATTTccacatgaaacaaaaacacataagtGAGAAGTAG